From Stigmatopora nigra isolate UIUO_SnigA chromosome 5, RoL_Snig_1.1, whole genome shotgun sequence, a single genomic window includes:
- the LOC144197078 gene encoding pyroglutamyl-peptidase 1-like produces the protein MDNSKRTVVVTGFGPFGEHTVNASWVAVQELKKLGLGTEVDLQVYEVPVEYQTVQSLVPSLWKKYHPMLVVHVGVSGMATTVTLEKCGRNHGYKGLDNSSFCPDSQCCVVGGPDCIDSVIDMESVCKRVTASGLGVAVSVSKDAGRYLCDFTYYTSLYMSHGRSAFVHVPPLGKPYSGEDLGRALQAIVREMLELIGNAKETIHCQQHFH, from the exons ATGGACAACAGTAAACGGACTGTGGTCGTCACGG GTTTTGGGCCATTCGGGGAGCACACAGTCAATGCCAGCTGGGTTGCAGTACAG GAGTTGAAGAAGCTTGGACTCGGCACGGAAGTGGACTTGCAGGTGTATGAGGTTCCTGTAGAGTACCAGACTGTACAGAGTTTAGTACCGTCGCTATGGAAGAAGTATCATCCAATG CTGGTTGTTCATGTCGGAGTGTCGGGGATGGCCACCACTGTCACATTAGAGAAGTGTGGCAGAAATCATGGCTATAAAGGCCTGGATAACAGCAGCTTCTGCCCTGATTCACAGTGTTGCGTTGTGGGGGGGCCAGACTGTATTGACTCCGTTATTGACATGGAATCAGTCTGTAAGAGGGTAACTGCCTCTGGACTGGGAGTCGCTGTGTCTGTCTCGAAAGACGCTGGAAg GTATCTGTGTGACTTTACCTATTACACATCTCTGTACATGAGCCACGGCCGCTCAGCTTTCGTTCACGTTCCTCCTCTTGGGAAGCCGTACAGCGGTGAAGACCTGGGCCGTGCGCTCCAGGCCATTGTCCGGGAGATGCTGGAGCTTATAGGTAACGCCAAGGAGACCATTCACTGCCAGCAGCACTTCCACTAA